The window GGCTACGCGGCGGTCTCGCTGCAGCCCAACGCGGGCAGCCAGGGTGAGTTCGCGGGCCTGCTCGCGATCAAGGGCTACCACGCGTCGCGCGGCGACGCGGGCCGCGACATCGTGCTGATCCCGGCGTCGGCGCACGGTACGAACGCGGCCTCGGCCGCGCTCGCGGGCCTGCGGGTGGTAGTGGTGGCGACGGCGGACGACGGCGAGATCCTGCTGGACGACCTGCGCGCCAAGCTGGACCAGCACGGCCCTCAGGTCGCCGGGATCATGATCACGTACCCGTCCACGCACGGTGTGTACGAGGAGCACGTGCGCGAGGTCTGCGACCTGGTCCACGACGCCGGCGGCCAGGTGTACATCGACGGCGCGAACCTGAACGCGCTGGTGGGCTTGGCGCGGCCGGGCGAGTTCGGCGGCGACGTCTCGCACCTGAACCTGCACAAGACGTTCTGCATCCCGCACGGCGGCGGCGGCCCGGGCGTGGGCCCGGTCGCGGTGGCCGAGCACCTGATCCCGTTCCTCCCGGGCGACCCGACACCGGGGGCGAACGGAGCGGCCGGGGCAGACACGGCGACGTCGGGCACCCCGGTCGCCTCGACGCGGTACGGCTCCGCCGGCATCCTGCCGATCTCGTACGCCTACGTGGCCCTGATGGGACCGGACGGGCTGACCGAGGCGACCAAGGCCGCCGTCCTCACCGCGAACTACGTGGCGAGCCGCCTCGACCCGCACTTCCCCGTGCTGTACACGGGCCCGAACGGGTTGGTCGCGCACGAGTGCATCCTCGACCTGCGCAAGATCACCGCCGAGACCGGGGTGACCGCCGAGGACGTCTCGAAGCGCCTCATGGACTACGGCTTCCACGCGCCGACCCTCGCGTTCCCGGTGCCGGGCACGCTCATGGTGGAGCCCACGGAGTCGGAGGATCTCGCGGAGCTGGATCGGTTCATCGACGCGATGATCGCCATCCGCGGCGAGATCGACGCCGTGGCGGCCGGCCGCTGGAGCGCCGAGGACTCACCGCTGCGGGGCGCGCCGCACACGGCGTCGTCGCTCATGACGGATGAGTGGACCAAGCCCTACTCCCGCGAGCTGGCCGCCTTCCCGGTGGCGTCCCTCCGGGCGAACAAGTACTGGCCGCCCGTGCGCCGCATCGACGGTGCCAAGGGCGACCGCAACCTGGTGTGCTCCTGCCCGCCGGTCGAGGCCTACGCCGAGTGAGGGAGATCATGACCGACAATCTGACCGACCATAAGACGCCGCTCCACGACGAGCACGTGGCGCTGGGCGCCGCGATGACGCCGTTCGGCGGCTGGCTCATGCCGCTGCGCTACACGTCGGACCTGGCCGAGCACCGCGCGGTGCGCGCGGCCGCGGGCCTCTTCGACCTGTCGCACATGGGCAACATCAAGGTGACCGGGCCCGACGCCGCCGCGTTCCTCGACCACGCGCTCGTCGGCTACATCTCCAAGGTCCGCGAGATGGGCGCGCGCTACTCGATGATCTGCGCCGAGGACGGCAGCGTGCTGGACGACCTGATCGTCTACCACAAGGCTCCCGGCGTGTACTCGGTCGTCGCGAACGCGGCCAACGCGGAGCTGGTCCTGGCGAAGTTCCAGGAGCGCACCGCCGGGTTCGACGTGGTGCTCGAGGACGTGCAGCCCGCGCACGCGCTGATCGCGGTGCAGGGCCCGCGGGCCGCCGAGATCATGCTCGCCACCAAAGGCCTCGCGGAGGATGCCGAGATCTCGGGCGGCACCGCGTTCGCCGACCTCAAGTACTACGCCTGCATGGGCATGCGCTTCGAGGGCGAGCCCGTGCTCGTGGGCCGCACCGGGTACACGGGCGAGGACGGGTTCGAGATCTGGGTCTCCGCCGACCAGGCCGTAGCGCTGTGGCGCGCCCTGCTCGCGGCGGGCGAGCCCTTCGGGCTGGTCCCGGCGGGCCTCTCGGCGCGCGACTCGCTGCGTCTCGAGGCGGGCATGCCGCTGTACGGCCACGAGCTCGACACCACCACCACGCCCTTCGAGGCTGGGATGGGTCGTGTGGTGCGCCTCGACAAGGTGTCCGACGACGGCACGCCGGTCCCGTTCGTCGGCCGCGACGCGCTGGCCGCGCGCAAGGAGTCGCCGCCCGCGCGGGTGCTCGTGGGTCTGCGCGGTGCGGGCCGGCGCCCGGCGCGCGCGGACCACGAGGTCGTGCAGCGCGGCGTCGACGGCGAGGTGGGCGCGGTGGTCGGCAAGGTGACGTCCGGCGCCCCTTCCCCCACGCTCGGCTACCCGATCGCCATGGCGTACGTGACGCCCGAGGTGTCGGCCGAGGGCACCGAGCTCGCGATCGACGTGCGCGGGCGGGCCGAACCGTTCGTGGTTGTGCCCATGCCGTTCTACCGTCGTCCCCAGAACTGAAAACTCCCACCCGCAAGGAGCTGTCATGGCCACCCTCCCCGAGAACCTCAAGTACACGACCGAGCATGAGTGGCTGGACGAGTCCACGCCCGCCGTCATCGGCGTGACCGACGTAGCGGCCGACGCGCTCGGCGACGTCGTCTACCTGGAGCTGCCCGAGGTGGGCGCGACCGTCGAGGCGGGCTCCGTGGTGGGCGAGATCGAGTCCACCAAGTCCGTGTCCGAGCTGTACTCCCCGGTCAGCGGCACCATCACCGAGGTGAACACCGACGCGGTGGAGAACCCGGAGATCGTCAACCAGGACCCGTTCGGCAAGGGCTGGCTCTTCAAGGTCGAGGTCACCGGCGCTGGCGAGCTGCTCACCGCCGCGGAGTACGCGCAGCACACCGGGAGCTGACCGCACGGCTCTCCGGGGCCTGACCGCAAACCCGCCCTCGGCGCGCGCCACGCGCTTCCGGGGGCGGGTTTGATATCGGATCGGTAACAGTCAAGAAGTTCCTTCAGAACCGCGTCATGAACTCCATGCGGGGGGCTCTACCTCATAGCAGCAACCGTAGGCCGGAACCCCAGAACCAGCCGCTGTGTGGAGGAAACTGATCATGACCGTAATGACCCTTGACCACCGTGTACCCAGCCTCACTCGTCGTGAGCGGGTCATCCTGGCGAACCTCACCGAGGACGCCACGCTCGAGCAGATCGCTCGACGCCTGTACGTCACCCGTAACACGGTGAAGACGCAGGTCCGTAGCGTTTACCGCAAGCTTGGCGTGTCCTCGCGCGCGGAAGCGGTAGCCAAGGCGAGCGAGTTCCAGATCGCCGTCTGACACGCAGGTCCTCGACGACGGCGCCAGTCCCCAGCGGCGCCGTCGTCGTTCTGTGTCCGATGAAAGACTGCACACATGCAGGAGACTCTCATCGACGTGGTCGCCGCCGTGATCGTGGACGACCTGGACCAGCCCACCCGGCTGCTCGCCGCCCGCCGTTCGGCGCCGACGGCGCTCGCCGGCCGCTGGGAGTTCCCGGGCGGCAAGGTCGAACCGGACGAGGCATCGCTCGACGCGCTGCACCGTGAGCTCAGCGAGGAGCTCGGTGTGACGATCGCCGTCGGCGCGGAGCTTCCGGCGCCCGACGGCGGCGCGTGGCCCATCACGGACAAGCACCGCATGCGGGTCTGGTTCGCGCGCCTGCAGGACGGCGAGCCCGAACCGCTGGAGGACCACGACGAGCTCCGCTGGCTCACGGCGGCTCAGCTGTCGGACGTCCCGTGGCTGGACGGCGACATCCAGATCGTGGCAGCCCTCGCCACGCACCTCGCGCCGAGCTAGCGCCACGCCCCTAGCGCCACGCCCCTAGCGCCACGCCCCTGGCGCTGAGCCAGCAGCTAGCGCGGCTCGGTCAGTGCGCGCCCGCCGAGACGTTCCGGCGCCCGCGAGCCGCGGCGACCCGGTGCCCGAGCGGCACGAACGCGCCGTCCATCAGCACCGGCACCACCTCGGTGATGTCGACGTCGGTAGCGATCGTCACGTCGTCGGCGAATCCCGAGTCGAGCAGCTCCCGGCCGCTCGCGGTGCCGCCCACGGAGTCGACGATGTCCTTGGTGCCCTTCCACAGGGTGACGGTCGCTGCGGTCTCGGGGGAGACGCTCACAGTTGGCAGCATCCCGGTGAGTCGCGCCGCGATGGCACCGACGGCGAGGTAGTCCTCGAGCGCAGGGCGCAGCGTGTCGTCCGGCCAGCGCTCGCCGACGGGGACGAGCACGACGTCGTGCTTCTCGGACGCGTCCAGGTGTGCCGCGGCAAGACCGGCGACGGCCTTGGCGTTACGCAGGCTGCCCGCGACGATCAAGGCCCCGCGGTTAGCGATGGTGTGGCAGATCTGAGCGGCGCTGGGTGACGGAATCACCAGGCGCTCGGCGTCGAGGTCCTGCAGCGACGCGGGGGAGATGCTGATGCCGTCTTCCCACCGCGGCCCGGCGAGGGCGGCGCGCATGGTGCGCGCGAGCCGGGCTGCGCCGGCGGGATCGTGGTACGGGAACGGGTACACGCCCGCGCCCTGTTCACAGGCGACGGTGACCGTGGTCGAGAAGGAGAGCACGTCCACGACGACCACGAGCGACGAGCGCGCGTCGGTGGCAGTGAGGGCGAGCGCTCCGGAGATACCCCAGTCCGTGCGCACGCGGGCAGGACGCTGGTCGAAGGCGGGGGACGTGTTTGCCACGAACGCATCGTAGTGTCACCTGAACTCGCCCATGTTTCGCTCTCAGTGAACACGATTGCGATTCGGACATTATTCACACCCCGGCCGCCAGGTCATAACCTCGCCGCGCAACGCTGCCGCAGAAAGCTCCCCCCGAGCCCCCAGAAGGAACGACCATGCGACGAGTGACGTCCGCGGTGTCGCCGGCGATGTCCCGCAAAAGTTTCTCCAATGCGCTGACCTGCACAGTTACCGCCGCGCTCCTGGTCTCCCCGGCAACCGGCGCGGTCGCCGCGCCGTCCCCCGGACCCGAGGACGTCCCGAGGACGAGCGCCGCGCTGAGCGCACCGACGCCGTTCGTGAGCGTTCCGCCAGGCCCCGCCGGGCCAGTGGAAATTTCCGCAGATGTCACCCACCTCGACCTCGATGACAACGGCGACGCCATCGTCACCCGCCGCGACGAGCAGCGCATCGCACCGGGTCTGGAGCTCACGCGGTTCGCTCGGATGAGCGAGGACGGCTGGCTCAGCGGCGAGGCGCTGGTCGCGGACCTCGGCCCGACCGCGGCGGGCGCTACGGGAGAGCGCGGCACGGGACAGCGGGGCAAGGTGCAGGTCGGTTACGTCGGCCCGGAGCACGTCGCGGACACCGCGACGGTCTCCGAGATGGCCGGCTCCGCGGCGCTGTCGCCGCCGTGAACGGCGACTACTTCGACATCAACAACTCGGGCGCCGCCCTCGGCGTGAGCGTCGACGGCGGCACGCTGCTCAAGTCCGCGTCCCCCGGCCGGGAGCGCTCGGTCGCGTTCGGGTCGGACGGCGTGGGCCGGCTCGCGCAGATCTTCCTCGAGGGTTCGGTGAGCTGGAGCTCGGCCGGTGACAGCTCATCGGTGCCGATCAGCGGCCTGAACGTCACGGCCCTGCCCGTGGGCGGCGTCGCCGTGTACGACGCCGGCTGGGGCACCTTCACCCGTGCGCGACCGCTGACGGCCGGCGAGCAGGGCGTCGAAGTGACGGTCTCCGCCGACGGGACCGTGACCGCCGTCGGGCAGCCGGGGAGCGGGCAGCTGCCCACGGGGACACGCGCCGTCGTGGCCCGGCCCGGCGCAGCGGCCGGGACGCTGGCGGCCTTGCGGGTCGGCGACCGC is drawn from Promicromonospora sp. Populi and contains these coding sequences:
- the gcvT gene encoding glycine cleavage system aminomethyltransferase GcvT, which encodes MTDNLTDHKTPLHDEHVALGAAMTPFGGWLMPLRYTSDLAEHRAVRAAAGLFDLSHMGNIKVTGPDAAAFLDHALVGYISKVREMGARYSMICAEDGSVLDDLIVYHKAPGVYSVVANAANAELVLAKFQERTAGFDVVLEDVQPAHALIAVQGPRAAEIMLATKGLAEDAEISGGTAFADLKYYACMGMRFEGEPVLVGRTGYTGEDGFEIWVSADQAVALWRALLAAGEPFGLVPAGLSARDSLRLEAGMPLYGHELDTTTTPFEAGMGRVVRLDKVSDDGTPVPFVGRDALAARKESPPARVLVGLRGAGRRPARADHEVVQRGVDGEVGAVVGKVTSGAPSPTLGYPIAMAYVTPEVSAEGTELAIDVRGRAEPFVVVPMPFYRRPQN
- the gcvH gene encoding glycine cleavage system protein GcvH, encoding MATLPENLKYTTEHEWLDESTPAVIGVTDVAADALGDVVYLELPEVGATVEAGSVVGEIESTKSVSELYSPVSGTITEVNTDAVENPEIVNQDPFGKGWLFKVEVTGAGELLTAAEYAQHTGS
- a CDS encoding LuxR C-terminal-related transcriptional regulator — encoded protein: MTVMTLDHRVPSLTRRERVILANLTEDATLEQIARRLYVTRNTVKTQVRSVYRKLGVSSRAEAVAKASEFQIAV
- a CDS encoding (deoxy)nucleoside triphosphate pyrophosphohydrolase, coding for MQETLIDVVAAVIVDDLDQPTRLLAARRSAPTALAGRWEFPGGKVEPDEASLDALHRELSEELGVTIAVGAELPAPDGGAWPITDKHRMRVWFARLQDGEPEPLEDHDELRWLTAAQLSDVPWLDGDIQIVAALATHLAPS
- a CDS encoding 2-phosphosulfolactate phosphatase yields the protein MANTSPAFDQRPARVRTDWGISGALALTATDARSSLVVVVDVLSFSTTVTVACEQGAGVYPFPYHDPAGAARLARTMRAALAGPRWEDGISISPASLQDLDAERLVIPSPSAAQICHTIANRGALIVAGSLRNAKAVAGLAAAHLDASEKHDVVLVPVGERWPDDTLRPALEDYLAVGAIAARLTGMLPTVSVSPETAATVTLWKGTKDIVDSVGGTASGRELLDSGFADDVTIATDVDITEVVPVLMDGAFVPLGHRVAAARGRRNVSAGAH